The Candidatus Aminicenantes bacterium genome includes a window with the following:
- the pbpC gene encoding penicillin-binding protein 1C codes for MAGDRPLSKRARQGRRRLLLALGALAALALVFWFSLPRPLFNDPLSTVLLAADGRLLDARLATDEQWRFVRLKSIPRRFFQVLLEYEDRRFFLHPGVDLLAIARAAAQNLKQRRIVSGGSTITMQVIRSARKNRGRTFLEKVREMFLALRLEMSCSKKEILELYAAHAPFGGNIVGIDAASWFYFNRSAETLSWAEAAFLAVLPNDPGLVSGETNRRRLREKRDRLLERLRQRKIVSPLEYVLARAEKIPGRPGPVPRLATHLLSTLAAMKPGEYVFQTQIQPRLQEILLRIVQSEGEKLLEKNIRNLAALVIDNRQGTVAAYVGNVCRERTAEHGQDVDLIQSPRSTGSILKPFLYAALLHEGGLTPRTLVADTPVHFSGYIPENFDRRFRGAVPAREALAWSLNIPAIHMLRQYGIPRFYNLLKKWGMTTLTRPPGGYGLTLILGGAEGTLYEVTRMYAGLVQLAMGDAGRRSEIRLLPEDAVRPLPMIDLGPAAAYLTLEALTEVNRSDQEGFWKQFNSSKWVAWKTGTSFGLRDAWSIGMTPAYTVGVWAGNADGEGNPNLTGLSTSAPVLFDILQALDTGGAVTAPNLWLQEISVCRDSGFLATDLCPAVRTLMPRESHFTISCPYHQLIHLELSRRFRVDSRCESVGRMVHVPWFVLPPLPEYYFRRYHPEYRALPPFRRDCAELLQAESGKQVMSLVYPEMNTAVYIPVDLDGKPGQVVFEAVHRQPETTIYWHIDDRYITATRQFHQISVDPAPGPHLLVLIDDQGRRLERRFTVLNRSR; via the coding sequence ATGGCTGGAGATCGTCCGCTGAGCAAGCGCGCGCGCCAAGGTAGAAGACGTCTGCTGCTGGCGCTCGGGGCGCTGGCCGCTCTGGCATTGGTTTTTTGGTTTTCGCTGCCCAGACCGCTGTTCAACGATCCGCTCTCGACGGTGCTCTTGGCGGCCGATGGCAGGCTGTTGGACGCACGGCTGGCCACTGACGAGCAATGGCGCTTCGTGCGGCTGAAATCCATCCCGAGACGCTTTTTCCAAGTGCTGCTGGAATACGAAGACCGGCGCTTTTTCCTGCATCCGGGAGTCGACCTGCTGGCCATCGCGCGCGCCGCGGCGCAGAACCTGAAGCAGCGGCGCATCGTCAGCGGCGGCAGCACCATCACCATGCAAGTCATCCGCAGCGCCCGGAAAAACCGCGGCCGCACGTTCCTGGAAAAGGTGCGCGAGATGTTCCTGGCCCTGCGCCTGGAAATGTCCTGCTCAAAGAAAGAGATACTGGAGCTGTATGCGGCCCACGCCCCCTTCGGCGGCAATATCGTCGGCATCGACGCCGCCTCCTGGTTCTATTTCAATCGCAGCGCCGAGACGCTCAGCTGGGCCGAGGCGGCATTCCTGGCCGTCCTGCCCAACGACCCCGGTCTTGTCAGCGGCGAAACCAACAGGCGGCGGCTGCGGGAGAAAAGAGACCGCCTGCTGGAGCGCCTGCGCCAGCGGAAGATCGTTTCTCCCCTGGAGTACGTGCTGGCCCGCGCCGAAAAGATTCCCGGCCGCCCCGGTCCGGTGCCGCGGCTGGCGACGCACCTCCTCTCCACCCTGGCGGCCATGAAACCCGGTGAATACGTGTTTCAGACCCAAATCCAGCCGCGCCTGCAGGAAATTCTGCTGCGCATCGTCCAGAGCGAAGGTGAAAAACTTCTGGAAAAAAATATCCGCAACCTGGCCGCCCTGGTCATCGACAACCGGCAGGGAACCGTCGCCGCTTACGTCGGCAACGTCTGCCGCGAGCGCACGGCCGAGCACGGCCAGGATGTCGACCTGATCCAAAGCCCGCGCAGCACCGGCAGCATTCTCAAACCCTTCCTCTACGCCGCCCTGCTGCACGAGGGAGGCCTGACACCGCGCACCCTGGTCGCCGACACCCCGGTCCATTTCAGCGGCTACATCCCCGAAAATTTCGACCGCCGCTTCCGCGGAGCGGTGCCGGCCCGCGAGGCCCTGGCCTGGTCGCTCAACATCCCGGCCATCCACATGCTGCGGCAGTACGGCATTCCCCGTTTCTACAACCTATTGAAAAAATGGGGCATGACCACCCTCACCCGGCCTCCGGGCGGCTACGGTTTGACCCTCATCCTGGGCGGCGCCGAGGGAACTTTGTACGAGGTTACCCGCATGTATGCCGGCCTTGTCCAGCTGGCCATGGGCGACGCCGGCCGGCGGAGCGAAATCCGCCTGCTGCCCGAAGACGCGGTCCGTCCCCTGCCGATGATCGATCTCGGCCCGGCCGCCGCCTATCTCACCCTGGAAGCCTTGACCGAGGTGAACCGGTCCGACCAGGAGGGTTTCTGGAAGCAGTTCAACTCCTCGAAATGGGTGGCCTGGAAAACAGGCACCAGCTTCGGCCTCAGGGACGCCTGGTCGATCGGCATGACTCCGGCTTACACGGTGGGGGTCTGGGCGGGAAACGCCGATGGCGAAGGCAATCCCAACCTGACCGGCCTCTCCACATCCGCCCCGGTGCTTTTCGACATCCTGCAGGCGCTCGATACCGGGGGCGCGGTAACGGCGCCCAACCTTTGGCTACAGGAGATCAGCGTCTGCCGCGATTCCGGTTTCCTGGCTACCGATCTTTGCCCGGCCGTGCGCACGCTGATGCCGCGCGAGAGCCATTTCACGATAAGCTGCCCCTATCACCAACTGATCCACCTGGAACTGAGCCGACGCTTTCGCGTCGATTCGCGCTGCGAATCGGTCGGGCGCATGGTCCATGTCCCCTGGTTCGTCCTGCCGCCGCTGCCCGAATACTATTTCCGCCGCTATCACCCGGAATACCGCGCCCTGCCGCCTTTCCGCCGCGATTGCGCCGAACTGCTCCAAGCCGAGAGCGGCAAGCAGGTGATGAGCCTGGTCTATCCCGAAATGAACACCGCCGTCTATATCCCCGTCGACCTCGACGGCAAACCGGGGCAGGTGGTCTTTGAAGCCGTTCACCGCCAGCCCGAAACCACTATCTACTGGCACATCGACGACCGCTACATAACCGCTACCCGCCAGTTCCACCAGATCAGCGTCGACCCGGCGCCGGGCCCGCACCTGCTGGTGCTCATCGACGACCAGGGAAGGCGCCTGGAGCGCCGCTTCACGGTACTCAACCGCAGCCGCTGA
- a CDS encoding energy transducer TonB has protein sequence MKKTASMIAIIVLALALPARAEMTLNIKLDFFGPLAAENVKSNVTTSFYLKSMVQRNLQVTFSSEALQAELQKTFNAPKVSLLAAGDLVWKSGGEPSVMQIVQIDGRDYALILTPLPKPGAVNFKVGVVEENNQKNIKNILLDTEIVLPDREVAVLGFRDAQENSYFIAFYVQGRDDKISKDVLQLLASQKPRKIKEIKPVYPQNALMNRIQSVVTLNVETDANGQVQLAEVISGHPLFNDAAIRAVRQWVYEPYIVNGVAKAVAFTVTVTFKLNDDAEAKNDNNALTRLRSSQRPRLIKKVLPVYPTAALEKKIEGIVILEATINEKGIVTDARLIKSPDPLLTDAALNAVKQWVYEPYIMDGKAEPLIFTVTVTFGLNDEPEAKKNNNALVHLQDGQRLRLIKKVKPAYPIMALKKRIEGTVVLEATIDEKGMVTDARMITATDTHLVSAAIAAVKQWVYEPYVENGKAKPAAFTVTVTFALNKK, from the coding sequence ATGAAGAAAACAGCAAGTATGATAGCAATTATTGTACTGGCCTTGGCGTTGCCTGCCCGGGCCGAGATGACCCTGAATATCAAGCTCGACTTTTTTGGCCCGTTGGCGGCCGAAAACGTGAAGTCCAATGTCACCACGTCGTTCTACCTCAAGTCAATGGTGCAACGCAACCTGCAAGTCACTTTTTCGTCTGAAGCTCTGCAGGCTGAATTGCAAAAAACTTTCAACGCGCCCAAAGTTTCATTGCTGGCCGCGGGCGACCTGGTATGGAAATCGGGCGGAGAGCCGTCGGTCATGCAGATCGTGCAAATCGACGGCCGGGATTATGCCTTGATCCTGACCCCCTTGCCCAAGCCGGGAGCGGTGAATTTCAAGGTCGGCGTGGTGGAGGAAAACAATCAGAAGAACATCAAGAACATTCTCCTCGACACCGAAATCGTGCTGCCGGACCGGGAGGTAGCCGTGCTGGGCTTCCGCGATGCGCAGGAAAACAGTTACTTCATCGCCTTTTATGTGCAGGGGCGCGATGACAAGATAAGCAAGGATGTGCTGCAGCTATTGGCTAGCCAAAAGCCGAGGAAAATCAAGGAAATCAAACCGGTTTATCCTCAGAATGCTTTAATGAACAGGATCCAGAGCGTGGTGACGCTCAATGTCGAAACCGATGCGAACGGCCAGGTGCAACTGGCCGAAGTGATTTCGGGGCACCCTCTGTTCAACGATGCCGCGATCAGGGCAGTCAGGCAATGGGTTTATGAGCCCTATATCGTGAATGGCGTGGCCAAGGCTGTGGCATTCACCGTTACGGTCACCTTCAAATTGAATGACGATGCAGAGGCTAAAAATGATAATAACGCACTGACTCGTCTCCGAAGTAGTCAAAGACCGCGATTAATCAAAAAAGTATTACCGGTTTACCCGACCGCGGCGCTGGAAAAGAAAATTGAGGGTATTGTGATATTGGAAGCCACGATCAATGAAAAAGGTATAGTAACGGACGCCCGGTTGATTAAGTCGCCCGATCCGCTCCTAACCGATGCCGCCTTGAATGCCGTGAAGCAATGGGTATATGAACCCTATATTATGGATGGCAAGGCCGAACCCTTGATTTTCACGGTTACGGTCACCTTTGGCTTGAATGATGAACCAGAAGCAAAAAAAAATAATAACGCTCTGGTTCATCTCCAGGATGGCCAACGGCTTCGTCTGATCAAAAAAGTTAAACCGGCTTATCCGATAATGGCGCTGAAAAAGAGGATTGAGGGTACCGTTGTATTGGAGGCTACGATCGATGAAAAAGGCATGGTGACGGATGCCCGGATGATCACCGCGACCGATACGCACCTGGTCAGCGCCGCTATTGCCGCGGTAAAACAATGGGTTTATGAGCCCTATGTCGAGAATGGCAAAGCCAAGCCCGCGGCTTTCACGGTTACGGTTACCTTCGCACTTAACAAGAAATAA